One genomic window of Melitaea cinxia chromosome 10, ilMelCinx1.1, whole genome shotgun sequence includes the following:
- the LOC123657477 gene encoding uncharacterized protein LOC123657477, whose amino-acid sequence MSELTLLEGMANCGGWSEEPVSRDKQRPPIYNPEDYATSLKKWGKKTGTGSLYDLDPGQDPNKARTLPTPGSKDFRNPCLNLSEEMSLRQFGTPSELLTKLRADLRLSFPSFVQEFACEPLDGVTLLLELLRNIQLSQTGDAARGPPAVRRRPLLDELACLQCLWSCCTRYSDCVRRLVACSNGVYALTVCIMSTVNKTRVLALQLLTKACYPPASGHSMISEALSTLRLRFGEPVRFRFLVGMLQSAAGSGDLQAAGLAFINALLASAPTPQRKLYIQAELEQAGFDIVTLKKTVAKLPNINENVSTEIENYEKQLIDIDTLNEKANEALKEKDDLRSKLELLEKRVKILQEEKGILLSLEKCLQEKCCELQEEVSTLRSEHGNPNRKKSFVTKKKNSTHKNRDESSPPEDEGISSSERSLSPEADPQRDSSVYEVFNIKNETFDLMRNKRTLHKKLEIAKKNEKKSSDEDDETTIDEVIQELRNIVNHAETGKYRDRPYDDRSRCNDDSEITMPMDYQKQKSDKEDSITSTRHSIQITNKDLDDENDNEPEIVPSKILPHPPRKAKSLIHLFVPPVEQGLLYSKAPDLLEDNNFYSSDEGSDSLLSASRCQNNVTKKTSITSFDFSECRAKFNSVEHDDVKIKRTKSRSREDKKSVKRSESFQNSEKGSRQREYIDSMFFETQNPTESGQRSNNRVDEIVNLIESKKLTKSLDRIDEGLNSMVDIVMTSEPKKPIWSYERRQRSCSRTSSDAGNESPLLPLTRSNSKIQTYNTKSSFKNEKIEPKLLPQKNFDNTNFNNAFIMKRGSNSVFYSGTLLREAPASMTSLVMTGTHSYGDLKKTISPVGSVGSFGMNKVTDMPSGLY is encoded by the exons gaTAAACAGCGACCACCGATTTACAACCCAGAAGATTACGCGACGTCCCTCAAAAAATGGGGCAAGAAGACAGGAACAGGCAGTTTATATGACCTGGATCCCGGACAGGATCCAAATAAGGCAAGAACACTACCCACGCCGGGCAGTAAGGATTTCAG GAATCCATGTCTTAACCTCAGTGAGGAGATGAGTCTCCGTCAGTTCGGCACGCCCAGCGAATTACTTACCAAATTAAGAGCAGATCTCAGGCTTTCGTTTCCAAg TTTCGTGCAAGAGTTCGCGTGTGAGCCGCTAGATGGCGTTACTTTGCTACTGGAATTACTCCGAAACATTCAGCTCAGTCAAACGGGAGATGCGGCACGGGGTCCACCTGCAGTGAGACGAAGGCCACTGTTAGATGAACTGGCTTGCCT ACAATGCCTTTGGAGCTGTTGCACTCGTTACTCCGACTGCGTGAGACGTCTCGTGGCTTGTTCAAATGGGGTTTACGCACTTACAGTCTGCATTATGTCCACCGTTAACAAGACCAGAGTACTGGCTTTGCAg CTCCTAACAAAAGCGTGCTACCCACCAGCAAGCGGTCACAGTATGATATCGGAAGCATTATCTACATTACGTCTCCGTTTCGGAGAGCCGGTCCGATTCAGATTCTTAGTTGGGATGCTGCAAAGCGCTGCCGGATCCGGTGACTTACAAGCAGCGGGCTTAGCCTTCATAAATGCACTATTAGCCAGTGCACCTACCCCTCAAAGAAAGCTTTATATTCAGGCAGAATTGGAGCAAGCTGGATTCGATATTGTCACTTTGAAGAAG ACTGTCGCCAAGTTGccaaatataaatgaaaacgtTAGCACTGAGATAGAGAACTATGAAAAGCAACTGATCGATATTGACACGCTCAATGAAAAAGCTAACGAGGCGCTCAAGGAAAAAGATGATCTTAGGAGCAAACTCGAATTACTGGAAAAAAGAGTCAAG ATACTACAAGAAGAGAAAGGAATATTACTGTCCTTAGAAAAATGTCTCCAAGAGAAGTGCTGTGAACTACAAGAGGAAGTCAGCACGCTTAGATCCGAACACGGCAATCCTAATAGAAAGAAGAGCTTTGTTACTAAGAAAAAAAACTCGACGCataaaaatagag aCGAATCATCTCCACCGGAAGACGAAGGCATAAGTTCTTCTGAACGCTCCTTAAGCCCCGAAGCCGACCCACAGCGAGATTCAAGTGTCTACGaagtttttaacattaaaaacgaAACATTCGATCTGATGCGTAACAAACGTACTCTACACAAAAAATTAGAGATCGCTAAAAAGAACGAAAAGAAATCATCCGACGAAGACGACGAAACCACTATAGACGAAGTTATACAAGAATTAAGGAACATAGTCAATCATGCGGAAACAGGAAAGTATAGAGATAGACCATACGATGATAGGTCTAGGTGTAATGATGATTCAGAAATAACGATGCCGATGGACTATCAGAAACAAAAGTCTGATAAAGAAGATTCAATCACGAGCACAAGACACAGCATCCAAATAACGAACAAAGATTTAGACGATGAAAATGACAACGAACCTGAAATAGTGCCTAGCAAAATACTACCCCATCCACCGAGAAAAGCCAAAAGCTTAATACACTTATTCGTCCCACCGGTAGAACAAGGATTGTTATACAGTAAAGCTCCAGATCTTTTAGAAGATAACAACTTCTATTCAAGTGATGAAGGATCCGATTCCTTGCTAAGTGCTTCCCGTTGCCAaaataatgtaactaaaaaaacatcGATAACCAGTTTCGATTTCAGCGAATGTCGGGCTAAATTTAATTCCGTCGAACATGACGATGTTAAAATCAAAAGAACTAAGTCTAGATCTAGGGAGGATAAGAAGAGTGTTAAACGGAGCGAGTCCTTCCAAAATTCGGAAAAAGGATCGCGTCAAAGGGAATACATAGATAGCATGTTCTTTGAAACACAGAATCCAACTGAATCCGGTCAGAGATCGAACAACCGTGTCGACGAAATAGTTAATTTGATCGAATCAAAGAAATTGACCAAGAGTTTGGATAGAATCGATGAAGGCTTAAACTCGATGGTCGATATTGTCATGACGTCGGAGCCCAAGAAGCCCATCTGGTCGTACGAAAGGAGACAGAGATCTTGTTCCAGAACAAGCAGTGACGCTGGCAACGAATCTCCTCTCCTACCTCTAACGAGATCGAATAGCAAAATACAGACTTACAATACCAAATCGAGTTTCAAGAATGAGAAAATCGAACCCAAGCTATTGCCACAGAAGAATTTTgataatactaattttaataacgCGTTTATTATGAAAAGGGGTAGTAATTCGGTTTTCTATTCGGGTACTTTGCTTAGAGAAGCGCCCGCGAGTATGACTAGTTTGGTGATGACGGGCACACATAGTTACGGCGATTTGAAGAAAACAATATCGCCAGTAGGATCTGTGGGTAGTTTTGGAATGAATAAAGTAACTGATATGCCTTCGGGACTATACTaa